The Thermanaerovibrio acidaminovorans DSM 6589 genome contains a region encoding:
- a CDS encoding response regulator has translation MLPYGLLIAEDDPSMVRLYKAFLQGVEGVSLLGVTPSGEELLRYFRRGGRAELLLLDIYLEGSNGVDILRELRGMGVDLDVIVVTSESSPRTVGEAMRLGVFDYLVKPFGGSRFGRALDDLVAFRRRIDRVNSRMSQDELDKLLGGGEEELPKGLHRSTLKGILSLLSCFGEATVDRLSEEMGLSKSSVRRYMDYLVREGEVELRLKHLGRGRPVNVYRLPSDL, from the coding sequence ATGCTCCCTTACGGGCTTCTGATAGCTGAGGACGATCCGTCCATGGTGAGGCTCTATAAGGCCTTCCTGCAGGGGGTTGAGGGGGTGAGCCTCCTCGGGGTGACCCCCTCCGGTGAGGAGCTACTCCGATACTTCCGCCGGGGCGGGAGGGCGGAGCTGCTCCTTCTGGACATATACCTGGAGGGCAGCAACGGGGTGGATATCCTCCGGGAGCTAAGGGGAATGGGGGTGGACCTGGACGTGATCGTGGTGACCTCCGAGAGCTCCCCCCGCACCGTCGGGGAGGCCATGAGGCTGGGGGTCTTCGACTACCTGGTGAAGCCCTTTGGTGGATCCCGGTTCGGGCGAGCCCTGGATGACCTGGTGGCCTTCCGTCGCAGGATCGATCGGGTCAACAGCCGCATGTCCCAGGATGAACTGGACAAGCTCCTTGGGGGGGGCGAGGAGGAGCTGCCCAAGGGACTTCATAGATCTACACTTAAAGGTATATTGTCTCTCTTGTCGTGTTTTGGGGAGGCCACGGTGGACCGGCTGTCCGAGGAGATGGGGCTGTCCAAGTCCAGCGTCAGGCGCTACATGGACTACCTGGTCAGGGAGGGAGAGGTGGAGCTCAGGCTCAAACACCTGGGGCGGGGCCGTCCGGTTAACGTGTACCGGCTCCCGTCGGACCTTTAG
- a CDS encoding secondary thiamine-phosphate synthase enzyme YjbQ, which yields MKIHTEYLWMNTHRRKELVHVTEQLQEILGRSGVTEGFMLVSAMHITSGVIVNDNEPGLHQDIMDWLEDLAPERPEYRHHMTGEDNGDAHLKRILVHHQAIIPITQGRLDLGPWERVFYAEFDGQRRKRVVVKVMGD from the coding sequence TTGAAGATCCACACCGAGTACCTGTGGATGAACACCCACCGGCGGAAGGAGCTGGTGCACGTAACCGAACAGCTGCAGGAGATCTTGGGGCGCAGCGGCGTCACTGAGGGCTTCATGCTGGTGTCCGCCATGCACATAACCTCGGGGGTGATCGTGAACGACAACGAGCCGGGGCTCCACCAGGACATAATGGACTGGCTGGAGGATTTGGCCCCCGAGAGGCCCGAGTACCGGCACCACATGACCGGGGAGGACAACGGGGATGCCCACCTGAAGCGCATACTGGTGCACCACCAGGCCATCATCCCCATTACCCAGGGCAGGCTCGACCTGGGTCCCTGGGAGAGGGTCTTCTACGCGGAGTTCGACGGCCAGCGGCGCAAGAGGGTGGTGGTCAAGGTCATGGGGGACTAG
- a CDS encoding methyl-accepting chemotaxis protein, translated as MERLLRGFTIKARLWFLLVGLLLAMGGLSAFLVEGLKSAKGSADQLYSVGASGVRWAMSAMCSGQMSVINIYRAINSADPKDREANAQASVTAIEEALEYVSRYKATLREGDMGSLKAYDEARSALEAMREVNLKFEEMVAMGAPDQEIRQFLFGARQTTQGAMDALSGLVEISQRVMSSSKDQLDASAASAMRVSLLVSVAVAILALAVGLMVTLSITRPISALVSKLDRMSNELDLRFGDPGDFRDEIGVLGRSLASMFSHFEEIIAQVRGISRQVSSQAETFSATAEEANASVEEVRSQLELTVSRVDDLASGAEEVSASVQEVAAASSTAAARSTEVAEQVEKARGRQEEGMSFVRRAVESIGQVADKARSSMDMVEKLHERAATIQSIVAQIGGIADQTNLLALNAAIEAARAGEHGRGFAVVAEEVRKLAEESAQAARSISDIAEAISRDLNVVVDVVEDNAKGAEEVRSLSQQVLDVFRMISQNLTEISQASQDMAATAEEEAASAQEISSVIQGMADKTRDVSEATSVVASQIRDVSSVAEQVAQGATELAAIAEKLSSEVSRFKVSGDGEIGLEPYRSPVRDLSPALS; from the coding sequence ATGGAGAGATTGCTCCGGGGTTTCACCATAAAGGCCAGGCTGTGGTTTCTCCTGGTGGGTCTCCTGTTGGCCATGGGTGGGCTCTCCGCCTTCCTGGTCGAGGGCCTGAAGAGTGCCAAGGGGAGCGCAGATCAGCTCTACTCGGTTGGAGCCTCTGGGGTCCGCTGGGCCATGTCCGCCATGTGCAGCGGGCAGATGTCGGTGATAAACATATATCGGGCCATAAACAGCGCGGATCCCAAGGACCGGGAGGCCAACGCCCAGGCGTCGGTGACCGCCATAGAGGAGGCGCTGGAGTACGTTAGCCGCTACAAGGCCACGCTGAGGGAGGGGGATATGGGGTCCCTCAAGGCCTACGACGAGGCCAGGTCCGCCCTGGAGGCCATGAGGGAGGTCAACCTGAAGTTCGAGGAGATGGTCGCCATGGGGGCCCCGGACCAGGAGATCAGACAGTTCCTGTTCGGCGCCCGGCAGACCACCCAGGGGGCCATGGATGCCTTGAGCGGCCTGGTGGAGATATCCCAGCGGGTCATGTCCTCCTCCAAAGACCAGCTGGACGCCTCTGCCGCTTCCGCCATGAGGGTGTCCCTCCTGGTGTCCGTGGCGGTGGCGATCCTGGCCCTGGCGGTGGGGCTGATGGTGACCCTGTCCATCACCAGGCCCATATCCGCCCTGGTGTCCAAGTTGGACAGGATGTCCAATGAGCTGGACCTCCGGTTCGGGGATCCTGGGGATTTCCGGGACGAGATAGGGGTGTTGGGCCGGTCCCTGGCCAGCATGTTCTCCCACTTCGAGGAGATAATAGCCCAGGTGAGGGGCATATCCCGTCAGGTGAGCTCCCAGGCGGAGACCTTCTCCGCCACCGCGGAGGAGGCCAATGCGTCGGTGGAGGAGGTCAGGTCCCAGCTGGAGCTTACGGTGAGCCGGGTGGACGACCTGGCGTCCGGGGCGGAGGAGGTGTCCGCCAGCGTCCAGGAGGTAGCCGCCGCTTCGTCCACCGCCGCCGCCCGGAGCACCGAGGTGGCGGAGCAGGTGGAGAAGGCCCGGGGCAGGCAGGAGGAGGGGATGTCCTTCGTTCGCCGGGCGGTGGAGTCCATCGGCCAGGTGGCTGACAAGGCCAGGTCCTCCATGGACATGGTGGAGAAGCTTCACGAGAGGGCCGCCACGATTCAGAGCATAGTGGCCCAGATAGGTGGAATAGCGGATCAGACTAACCTGTTGGCGTTGAACGCCGCCATCGAGGCCGCAAGGGCGGGGGAGCACGGCCGGGGCTTCGCGGTGGTTGCCGAGGAGGTTCGCAAGCTGGCGGAGGAGTCCGCCCAGGCGGCAAGGAGCATCTCGGACATAGCGGAGGCCATATCCAGGGACCTCAACGTGGTGGTGGACGTGGTGGAGGACAACGCAAAGGGGGCCGAAGAGGTCCGGAGCCTGTCCCAGCAGGTGCTGGATGTCTTCCGGATGATAAGTCAGAACCTCACGGAGATATCCCAGGCCTCCCAGGACATGGCGGCCACAGCGGAGGAGGAGGCGGCCAGCGCCCAGGAGATATCGTCGGTGATCCAGGGGATGGCGGACAAGACCAGGGACGTATCCGAGGCCACATCGGTGGTGGCCTCCCAGATAAGGGACGTCTCCTCGGTGGCGGAGCAGGTGGCCCAGGGGGCCACGGAACTGGCCGCCATAGCGGAGAAGCTGTCCTCCGAGGTCTCCAGGTTCAAGGTCTCAGGGGATGGGGAGATTGGACTTGAGCCCTACAGAAGCCCGGTGAGGGATCTGAGCCCCGCCCTGTCGTGA
- a CDS encoding C69 family dipeptidase has translation MRSGLRRGLSGARVVLGVLVAVLWCLPALGCTSVFVGKGASATGHVMIARNEDYRGGWAKHFRVVPSRPVAKGEKQVFWSGMELGYPEGMTRTYRYFSVPDWPYDPSVDPRDPSQEYTPMDEVGINEKGVAVSATESQEISPEAQKVTPLDGLIDESQIPSIILPRASTAREGVRIFGEAIEAFGSSEAGGFAVADPNEVWYVEFHGRVWAACRIPDDSYTVVPNQKVISNFNPYDGENFMGSPSLLELVKNSGLLPKEECTEEHVRAKGLDLAKAFGVLDWTYNGVRMWWGHRHFSPSKVQEPGRDSYPFLMTPDRKITKLDVMEFLRSDNYPGTDYENPVNGVNGKVRPVAVRRTVESHLVELGGVDGVSGDVGNVLWLSLGNPTGSVYMPFCQGLTRLPNSFTLGTDQPEAHSPYWSFYGASRKAQAHDDANGTDLEGAIKAYWRDYQVELIRSFEAFQAGARKLKGEELAPLLNHQAAVYSWRIVKAARGLQAELHRAISTNGEFRPVFKPDQVPRPEEVLGYPR, from the coding sequence ATGAGAAGCGGTTTGAGGCGTGGTTTGTCCGGGGCCCGCGTGGTCTTGGGGGTTCTGGTGGCGGTCCTGTGGTGTCTTCCCGCCCTGGGTTGCACGTCGGTGTTCGTGGGCAAGGGGGCGTCCGCCACGGGGCACGTGATGATCGCCCGGAACGAGGACTATCGGGGCGGGTGGGCCAAGCACTTTCGGGTGGTCCCCTCCAGGCCGGTGGCCAAGGGGGAGAAGCAGGTCTTCTGGAGCGGGATGGAGCTGGGCTATCCGGAGGGGATGACCCGCACCTACCGCTACTTCTCGGTCCCCGACTGGCCCTACGATCCGTCGGTGGATCCCAGGGATCCCAGCCAGGAGTACACCCCAATGGACGAGGTGGGTATAAACGAGAAGGGGGTTGCGGTTTCGGCCACCGAGAGCCAGGAGATAAGCCCCGAGGCCCAGAAGGTGACCCCCCTGGACGGTCTGATCGACGAGTCCCAGATACCTTCCATCATACTTCCCCGGGCCTCCACCGCCCGGGAGGGGGTTAGGATCTTCGGGGAGGCCATAGAGGCTTTTGGCTCCAGCGAGGCGGGGGGCTTCGCGGTGGCGGATCCCAACGAGGTCTGGTACGTGGAGTTCCACGGCCGGGTCTGGGCCGCCTGTCGGATCCCGGACGACAGCTACACGGTGGTCCCCAACCAGAAGGTCATATCCAACTTCAACCCCTACGACGGGGAGAACTTCATGGGTAGCCCTTCGCTCCTGGAGCTGGTGAAAAACAGCGGCCTCCTGCCCAAGGAGGAGTGCACTGAGGAGCACGTGAGGGCCAAGGGGCTCGATCTGGCCAAGGCCTTCGGCGTTCTGGACTGGACCTACAACGGGGTCAGGATGTGGTGGGGCCACAGGCACTTTTCCCCCTCCAAGGTTCAGGAGCCCGGGAGGGACTCGTATCCGTTCCTCATGACCCCGGACAGGAAGATAACCAAGCTGGACGTGATGGAGTTCCTCCGGTCCGATAACTACCCGGGCACCGACTACGAGAACCCGGTGAACGGGGTTAATGGCAAGGTGCGTCCCGTGGCGGTCCGCCGCACCGTGGAGTCCCACCTGGTGGAGCTCGGCGGGGTTGACGGGGTCAGCGGTGATGTGGGTAACGTCCTCTGGCTCAGCCTGGGCAACCCCACCGGTAGCGTCTACATGCCCTTCTGTCAGGGGCTCACCCGGCTGCCCAACTCCTTCACGCTGGGGACCGACCAGCCGGAGGCCCACTCCCCCTACTGGTCCTTCTACGGAGCCTCCAGGAAGGCCCAGGCCCATGACGACGCCAACGGCACAGACCTGGAGGGGGCCATCAAGGCCTACTGGAGGGACTACCAGGTGGAGCTGATCCGTTCCTTCGAGGCCTTCCAGGCGGGGGCCCGGAAGCTTAAGGGGGAGGAGCTGGCCCCGCTTCTCAACCACCAGGCGGCGGTATACTCCTGGCGGATCGTGAAGGCCGCCAGGGGGCTCCAGGCGGAGCTCCACCGGGCCATATCCACCAACGGGGAGTTCCGCCCGGTCTTCAAGCCGGACCAGGTCCCCCGTCCGGAGGAGGTTTTAGGCTACCCCCGCTGA
- a CDS encoding manganese efflux pump MntP family protein translates to MDVAFSAALGLSLSMDAFAVSCAMGLCGISRGEALKVALSFGLFQAIMPLVGWLGARWMGAILEPVDHWVAFLALLAVGGKMVIEGLGKVRGAQDEAPDRSVCGGGKLLSLSIGTSIDALAVGVGFIGMRINVPFTASVIGVVTFIVCLLGALCAGRILRTRGGYMEVLGGLVISAIGIKILLEHLLG, encoded by the coding sequence ATGGATGTGGCGTTCTCCGCCGCTCTGGGGCTCAGCCTCTCCATGGACGCCTTCGCGGTCTCCTGCGCCATGGGGCTGTGCGGGATAAGCAGGGGCGAGGCCCTGAAGGTGGCCCTTAGCTTCGGGCTCTTCCAGGCGATCATGCCCCTCGTCGGCTGGCTGGGTGCCCGCTGGATGGGGGCCATCCTGGAGCCGGTGGATCACTGGGTGGCCTTCCTGGCCCTCCTGGCGGTGGGGGGCAAGATGGTGATAGAGGGGCTAGGTAAGGTCCGGGGGGCCCAGGATGAGGCGCCGGACCGATCGGTGTGCGGCGGGGGGAAGCTGCTGAGCCTGTCCATAGGGACCAGCATCGACGCCCTGGCGGTGGGGGTGGGCTTCATAGGCATGAGGATAAACGTCCCCTTCACCGCCTCCGTCATAGGGGTTGTGACGTTCATCGTGTGCCTCCTGGGGGCCCTTTGTGCGGGCAGGATCCTTAGGACCCGGGGGGGCTACATGGAGGTTCTGGGGGGGCTGGTGATCTCCGCCATAGGGATAAAGATCCTCCTGGAGCACCTCCTGGGGTGA
- a CDS encoding PAS domain-containing sensor histidine kinase, whose translation MPFGYEGSGLLDFPLLDLLHSCPDPIWCMRLPERKWVFLTLSMEDLLGMSIPEFMVRFNLNLVIHPEDQHLFDELLRLAQEEGSGSVDLRFCGMDDSCKWVNLRAVGHRDESGVCKYVVGVARDISEVRRYQEELKLSEMRWKAVLDNAGEAFLTVDQSGNVTYVNKSFESMLGYRRDQIEGRSLWTLVPDDQRQVLDYQWSMRHVKWQRRYEIDLLRSDGSRMPARVIATVVKDLGEDHYLHFGFIDDLTQIRRIDREQKDRLRFLRTLLDTIPSPVFYKDSRGRYQGFNRAFQEVFQAIGPMGEFDMSYLPDDFVARDVNSDLDLLRNPGAMCFHFKFGEGDVSRHFVVHKATFFDHVGRVGGFVGVMTEITEQKRMEAELREAKERAEASSRAKMAFVSHISHEIRTPMNAVVGLSEMLLDSCEDPEIREDLELIHQASMSLTEILGDILDLAAVEAGKLRLEESSFSMEDLCAPVFSLMGAEAKRKGLEFRGKVEDGASGHFVGDQVRIRQLLWNLLSNAIKFTPSGSVSARISASEGGVLFEVSDTGVGIEEEQLDRIFDYFERGEELLTRRIPGTGLGLALCKKLVSLMGGAIRVRSRRGEGSCFSIWLPLRRDHGLASPDRGDDAPELPRGLRVLLAEDNRANQRLMMSLLERMGLSVRCASDGAEALRALEEETFDMVFMDVQMPAMDGLEVTRRFREMERGTGRRTLIIGLTAFSSPDDRRACVEAGMDRFLAKPVSPSRLRREMGRIWSFTSNERNLVNLDVLMEMADGSRELAVGFATDVLEMLPGHIQCLSQAAAGESDPAAVEKSLHRLKGSAGYLGAASLEADLAGLLERWRGGDRQQVIQDLPALLEKLRTLQEELKGYVGG comes from the coding sequence ATGCCCTTCGGTTATGAAGGCTCGGGCCTTCTGGACTTTCCCCTTCTGGACCTCCTGCACTCGTGCCCAGATCCCATATGGTGCATGAGGCTTCCGGAGAGGAAGTGGGTCTTCCTGACGCTCAGCATGGAGGACCTGTTGGGCATGTCCATCCCGGAGTTCATGGTGAGGTTCAACCTGAACCTGGTGATCCACCCGGAGGATCAGCATCTCTTCGATGAGCTCCTGCGGCTTGCCCAGGAGGAGGGGAGCGGCTCGGTGGACCTCAGGTTCTGCGGCATGGACGACTCGTGCAAGTGGGTGAACCTCCGGGCGGTGGGGCACCGGGACGAGTCGGGGGTCTGCAAGTACGTGGTGGGGGTCGCCCGGGACATATCCGAGGTTAGGCGCTACCAGGAGGAGCTGAAGCTCTCGGAGATGCGCTGGAAGGCGGTGCTGGACAACGCGGGGGAGGCGTTCCTCACCGTGGACCAGTCAGGGAACGTGACCTACGTTAACAAGTCCTTCGAGTCCATGCTGGGTTACCGGCGGGATCAGATAGAGGGCAGGTCCCTATGGACGCTGGTGCCCGATGACCAGCGGCAGGTGTTGGATTACCAGTGGAGCATGAGGCACGTCAAATGGCAGAGGCGGTACGAGATAGACCTCTTGAGATCCGACGGTTCCAGGATGCCCGCCCGGGTTATAGCCACGGTTGTAAAGGACCTGGGGGAGGATCACTACCTTCATTTCGGATTCATCGACGATCTGACCCAGATAAGACGCATAGACCGGGAACAGAAGGATCGGCTGAGGTTCCTCAGGACCCTGCTGGATACCATTCCCAGCCCGGTGTTCTACAAGGACTCTCGGGGCCGCTATCAGGGTTTCAACCGGGCCTTCCAGGAGGTCTTCCAGGCCATCGGCCCCATGGGGGAGTTTGACATGTCATACCTGCCCGATGACTTCGTCGCCCGGGACGTTAACTCTGACCTGGATCTTCTGAGGAACCCGGGGGCCATGTGCTTCCACTTCAAGTTCGGCGAGGGGGATGTGAGCCGCCACTTCGTGGTCCACAAGGCCACATTCTTCGACCACGTGGGCCGGGTTGGGGGCTTCGTGGGGGTCATGACGGAGATCACCGAGCAGAAGAGGATGGAGGCGGAGCTTAGGGAGGCGAAGGAGAGGGCGGAGGCGTCCTCCCGGGCCAAGATGGCCTTCGTGTCCCACATAAGCCACGAGATAAGGACCCCCATGAACGCGGTGGTGGGCCTCTCGGAGATGCTGCTCGATTCCTGTGAGGACCCGGAGATCCGGGAGGACCTGGAGCTGATACATCAAGCGTCCATGTCGCTCACCGAGATCCTGGGGGACATACTGGACCTGGCGGCGGTGGAAGCAGGGAAGCTACGTTTGGAGGAATCGTCCTTTTCCATGGAGGATCTCTGCGCCCCGGTCTTCAGCCTCATGGGGGCGGAGGCCAAAAGGAAGGGGCTTGAGTTTAGGGGCAAGGTTGAGGATGGTGCCTCCGGTCACTTTGTGGGGGATCAGGTCCGGATACGGCAGCTCCTGTGGAACCTCTTGAGCAACGCCATCAAGTTCACTCCTTCGGGATCCGTTTCAGCCCGTATCTCCGCCTCGGAGGGAGGGGTCCTGTTCGAGGTGTCCGACACCGGTGTAGGCATAGAGGAGGAGCAGCTGGACCGTATCTTCGACTACTTCGAGAGGGGAGAGGAGCTCCTTACCCGCCGGATCCCGGGGACTGGGCTGGGGCTTGCGCTCTGCAAGAAGCTGGTGTCCCTCATGGGGGGAGCCATACGGGTCAGGAGCCGCAGGGGTGAGGGGAGCTGCTTCTCCATATGGTTGCCCCTGCGCAGGGATCATGGGCTAGCTAGTCCTGACCGGGGGGATGACGCCCCTGAGCTGCCCAGGGGTCTTAGGGTGCTCCTGGCGGAGGACAACCGGGCAAATCAGAGGCTGATGATGTCCCTGCTGGAGAGGATGGGGCTCTCGGTCCGGTGCGCCTCCGATGGGGCGGAGGCGTTGAGGGCCCTGGAGGAGGAGACCTTTGACATGGTCTTCATGGACGTTCAAATGCCGGCCATGGACGGATTGGAGGTGACCCGTCGCTTCCGGGAGATGGAGAGGGGGACTGGCCGGCGGACGCTGATAATAGGGCTCACCGCCTTCTCGTCTCCGGACGACCGGAGGGCCTGCGTGGAGGCCGGCATGGACCGGTTCCTGGCCAAGCCCGTGTCCCCCTCCAGGCTTCGCCGGGAGATGGGGCGGATATGGTCCTTCACCTCCAACGAGAGGAACCTGGTGAACCTGGACGTCCTGATGGAGATGGCGGACGGATCCCGGGAGCTGGCGGTGGGCTTCGCCACCGACGTGCTGGAGATGCTGCCCGGCCACATCCAGTGCCTCTCCCAGGCCGCCGCCGGGGAGTCGGATCCGGCGGCGGTGGAGAAGTCATTGCACCGGCTAAAGGGCAGCGCCGGCTATCTGGGGGCCGCCTCGCTGGAGGCGGACCTTGCGGGGTTGCTTGAGCGGTGGCGCGGGGGGGACCGACAGCAGGTCATCCAGGATCTGCCGGCGCTGCTGGAGAAGCTGAGGACCCTTCAGGAGGAGCTGAAGGGCTACGTGGGGGGCTAG
- a CDS encoding DUF2993 domain-containing protein gives MTRKASLTTATLALGLLLFLGLGGVAPAQEVILQGDFAPADQAQRFVKALATGLNPEEMTVTIDQSPTNGEIRHLYVEARGARALGVRIDRIAMEAFFVKLTDQPDRPFSALEGLFHCSILEEDVNRFLKDATAGSGGDSWTKLSVRFADGGLKASGTFTPKGKGVSAVVRVEGRLSIRDQRAVELKDYTVKVNGSETDMEAIRRSIDGAQPIIDLSDMPFPVKLRSISTSAGRLTLDTQRSPSPFQGISYRFRP, from the coding sequence ATGACCCGCAAGGCAAGTCTCACCACCGCAACCTTGGCCCTGGGGCTCCTGCTGTTCCTGGGGCTTGGGGGCGTGGCCCCCGCCCAGGAGGTGATCCTCCAAGGGGACTTCGCCCCCGCCGACCAGGCCCAGCGGTTCGTGAAGGCCCTGGCCACGGGCCTGAACCCGGAGGAGATGACGGTCACCATTGACCAGTCCCCCACCAACGGGGAGATAAGGCACCTCTACGTGGAGGCCCGAGGCGCCAGGGCCCTGGGGGTACGAATAGACCGGATCGCCATGGAGGCCTTCTTCGTCAAACTGACGGACCAGCCGGACAGGCCCTTCTCCGCCCTGGAGGGGCTCTTCCACTGCTCCATCCTGGAGGAGGACGTGAACCGGTTCCTCAAGGACGCCACCGCCGGCTCCGGCGGGGACAGCTGGACCAAGCTTAGCGTCCGCTTCGCCGACGGGGGCCTCAAGGCCTCCGGCACCTTCACCCCCAAGGGCAAGGGGGTGTCCGCGGTGGTCCGCGTGGAGGGCAGGCTCTCCATAAGGGACCAGAGGGCGGTGGAGCTCAAGGATTACACGGTCAAGGTGAACGGATCCGAGACCGACATGGAGGCCATAAGGCGCTCCATCGACGGTGCCCAGCCCATAATAGACCTATCGGACATGCCCTTCCCGGTGAAGCTGAGGTCCATATCCACCTCCGCGGGACGCCTAACCCTGGACACCCAGAGGTCCCCCTCCCCCTTCCAGGGGATCTCCTACCGCTTCAGGCCCTGA